A section of the Deinobacterium chartae genome encodes:
- a CDS encoding ExeM/NucH family extracellular endonuclease, with protein MQKRLVWIAITASLASCAQQPISPNADVKLTLNGTLSGVQRVTVSVSGPESRTLEAKVDGGRYTVDLKGLKKGTYTVTARAWDGPTDNDIVLYRAQGQMDLEGGTRSLTFERAKGKVNLEVEGLDETNTLKTYLGNNPQPLSLGAAKLSATAKNLAFDLETGRNLVLRLEEVDASGKVVARATSNAFNLSDGGTTLRLTLQDLPPENEIQDPTAPLISGPQNPRAGSESEYTFTLEDPNASEAVTLKALEVAWGDGSTSTEVLSGKSQTVKLKHTWVTEGTRTLTAKVFNSEGRSAQAQYTVKVSTTPNPDPDTLPAVPVITGADSVQATEPYSLQVDVSSPVALKELEVNWDDGTAPEIIPLEGLQASKTLSHTYAAGQVGTRTIRVTVRNTQNQENSGTKAITVNAAPIDCPAPTGTVRNIGEIQGTGATSPLVNERVMVRGVVTANHQAGLSGFFIQEIAPDGNEETSDGLFVYTASAPLAVEVGQIVQLSGVVNEYKGNSDALPGTSTQLTSISDFAKCNGTLNVTPVEINLPLNGPEQLEKYENMLVTFPQALTVTEVYQLGQFGTVALSVGGRQYHPNNGNVPASREENLRRRILLDDASNKQNPNPIPYLSGEGDNRTRRIGDVATGVTGVLGYSFDAFRVQPTQPVAFQEGDSPRTVAPEAVNGRLKVASFNVLNYFTTFGSRGARNDTEFQRQRTKIIEALYAIDADVVGLIEMENNGGVAVQNLVDGLNAKYGNAPYTYVQTGVTKPQGASGDVITNAIIYKKTAVKPVGTPWIDTNPVHNRPVVGQTFQEIEGSGVFTLLVNHFKSKRCDGNPTGGDAETDEGCYSATRVQQAQALLNFIGKVQAESGDNDVLAMGDFNAYELEAPIKALRGTLTGLDLRVPATDRYSYVYDGESGYLDHAMGTSSIVASVTGVTQWHINSNEPRALQYTNSRYSSDNTYAPTPYASSDHDPIIVGLNLQPDPVRSAAPRVVLSGDANVLQNTAYALGIEVQPDTGRTITDLKVKWTAQAAFETLAPNTTSATRTYTEPGNYTITVQATDDAGRTGESTKTVTVTSSGGGSGADLFFSEYIEGSSSNKALEIYNPTASSVDLNGYRVELYTNGSTSVQNALNLSGTLPAGGTVVIYNSSFTATSKDKGSVNVDSNVTFFNGDDALVLKKNDVIIDRIGRVGERPNGAWTGGGLSTQDRTLRRKASVTQGDPNATATFDPSVEWDGYPIDSVDNLGQR; from the coding sequence ATGCAAAAACGCTTGGTATGGATTGCTATCACCGCGTCCTTGGCGTCATGCGCCCAGCAGCCCATCAGCCCAAACGCCGACGTCAAGCTCACCCTCAACGGCACCCTCAGCGGCGTGCAGCGGGTAACCGTCAGCGTCAGCGGCCCGGAAAGCCGCACGCTCGAGGCCAAGGTGGACGGTGGCCGCTACACCGTTGACCTCAAAGGCCTCAAGAAGGGCACTTACACCGTCACCGCCCGCGCCTGGGACGGTCCGACCGACAACGACATCGTGCTGTACCGCGCCCAGGGCCAGATGGACCTCGAGGGTGGCACCCGCAGCCTGACCTTCGAGCGCGCCAAGGGCAAGGTCAACCTCGAGGTCGAGGGCCTGGACGAGACCAACACCCTCAAGACCTACCTCGGGAACAACCCCCAGCCGCTCTCGCTGGGTGCTGCGAAGCTCTCGGCTACGGCCAAGAACCTGGCTTTTGACCTCGAGACCGGCCGTAACCTGGTGCTGCGCCTCGAGGAAGTGGACGCCAGCGGCAAGGTCGTGGCGCGTGCCACGAGCAACGCCTTTAACCTCTCGGATGGCGGCACCACCCTCCGCCTGACCCTGCAGGACCTGCCGCCCGAGAACGAGATCCAAGACCCCACGGCTCCGCTCATCAGCGGCCCCCAGAACCCCAGGGCCGGCAGCGAGAGCGAGTACACCTTCACCCTCGAGGACCCCAACGCCTCCGAGGCCGTGACCCTCAAGGCCCTCGAGGTCGCCTGGGGCGACGGCAGCACCAGCACCGAGGTGCTGAGCGGCAAGAGCCAGACCGTCAAGCTCAAGCACACCTGGGTCACCGAGGGCACACGCACCCTCACCGCCAAGGTGTTTAACAGCGAGGGCCGCAGCGCCCAGGCGCAGTACACGGTGAAAGTCTCGACCACCCCCAACCCCGACCCTGACACCCTTCCTGCCGTGCCGGTCATCACCGGTGCGGACAGCGTGCAGGCCACCGAGCCCTACAGCCTGCAGGTCGACGTGTCCAGCCCGGTGGCCCTCAAGGAACTCGAGGTGAACTGGGACGACGGCACCGCCCCCGAAATCATCCCGCTCGAGGGCCTGCAGGCCAGCAAGACCCTGAGCCACACCTACGCGGCGGGTCAGGTGGGCACGCGCACCATCCGCGTGACGGTGCGCAACACCCAGAACCAGGAAAACAGCGGCACCAAGGCCATCACGGTGAACGCTGCCCCCATCGACTGCCCGGCTCCGACCGGTACGGTCAGGAACATCGGAGAGATTCAGGGCACCGGGGCCACCAGCCCTCTGGTGAACGAGCGCGTGATGGTGCGCGGTGTGGTGACCGCCAACCATCAGGCGGGCCTGTCCGGTTTCTTCATCCAGGAGATCGCGCCGGACGGCAACGAAGAGACCAGCGACGGCCTGTTCGTTTACACCGCCTCGGCCCCTCTGGCGGTCGAGGTGGGTCAGATCGTTCAGCTGAGCGGCGTGGTCAACGAGTACAAAGGTAACTCCGACGCGCTCCCCGGCACCTCCACGCAGCTGACCAGCATCAGTGACTTTGCCAAGTGCAACGGCACGCTCAACGTCACCCCGGTAGAGATCAACCTGCCGCTCAACGGTCCTGAGCAGCTCGAGAAGTACGAGAACATGCTGGTGACCTTCCCGCAGGCCCTGACCGTCACCGAGGTCTACCAGCTGGGGCAGTTCGGCACCGTGGCCCTGTCGGTGGGCGGACGCCAGTACCACCCCAACAACGGCAACGTCCCGGCGAGCCGCGAGGAGAACCTGCGCCGCCGGATCCTGCTGGACGACGCCAGCAACAAGCAGAACCCCAACCCGATTCCTTACCTGTCCGGCGAGGGGGACAACCGCACGCGCCGTATCGGTGACGTGGCCACGGGCGTGACCGGCGTGCTGGGCTACAGCTTCGACGCCTTCCGGGTCCAGCCGACCCAGCCCGTCGCCTTCCAAGAGGGCGACAGCCCGCGCACCGTCGCGCCCGAAGCGGTGAACGGACGCCTCAAGGTTGCCAGCTTCAACGTGCTGAACTACTTCACCACCTTCGGTAGCCGTGGTGCTCGCAACGACACCGAATTCCAGCGTCAGCGGACCAAGATCATCGAGGCGCTGTACGCCATCGATGCGGACGTCGTCGGACTGATCGAGATGGAGAACAACGGCGGTGTGGCGGTCCAGAACCTGGTAGACGGGCTCAACGCCAAGTACGGCAACGCTCCGTACACCTACGTCCAGACCGGCGTGACCAAGCCGCAGGGTGCCAGCGGCGACGTGATCACCAACGCGATCATCTACAAGAAAACGGCCGTGAAGCCGGTGGGTACGCCCTGGATCGACACCAACCCGGTGCACAACCGTCCGGTCGTCGGCCAGACCTTCCAGGAGATCGAGGGCAGCGGCGTCTTTACCCTGCTGGTCAACCACTTCAAGTCCAAGCGCTGCGACGGCAACCCGACCGGCGGTGACGCCGAGACGGACGAAGGCTGCTACAGCGCCACCCGCGTCCAGCAGGCCCAGGCGCTGCTGAACTTCATCGGCAAGGTCCAGGCGGAATCGGGAGACAACGACGTTCTGGCGATGGGTGACTTCAACGCCTACGAACTCGAGGCCCCGATCAAAGCCCTGCGCGGCACCCTGACCGGTCTCGACCTGCGCGTGCCCGCCACCGACCGCTACTCTTACGTGTACGACGGCGAGTCCGGCTACCTCGACCACGCCATGGGCACCTCGAGCATCGTGGCCAGCGTGACCGGCGTGACCCAGTGGCACATCAACTCCAACGAGCCGCGTGCCCTGCAGTACACCAACTCCCGCTACAGCAGCGACAACACCTACGCGCCCACGCCTTACGCCTCGTCCGACCACGACCCGATCATCGTGGGCCTGAACTTGCAGCCCGACCCGGTTCGCTCCGCCGCCCCCCGCGTCGTGCTGAGCGGTGACGCCAACGTGCTGCAGAACACCGCCTACGCCCTGGGTATCGAGGTGCAGCCGGACACCGGACGCACCATCACCGACCTCAAGGTGAAGTGGACCGCCCAGGCGGCGTTCGAGACGCTCGCGCCCAACACGACCAGCGCAACTCGCACCTACACCGAGCCGGGCAACTACACCATCACCGTGCAGGCCACCGACGATGCCGGCAGGACCGGTGAGAGCACCAAGACCGTGACCGTCACCTCGAGCGGCGGCGGTAGCGGTGCCGATCTGTTCTTCTCCGAGTACATCGAGGGCAGCAGCAGCAACAAGGCCCTCGAGATCTACAACCCCACCGCTTCGAGCGTTGACCTGAACGGCTACCGCGTGGAGCTCTATACCAACGGCAGTACCAGCGTGCAGAATGCGCTCAACCTGAGCGGCACCCTGCCTGCGGGCGGCACCGTGGTGATCTACAACTCGAGCTTCACCGCCACCAGCAAGGACAAGGGCAGCGTCAACGTGGACTCCAACGTCACCTTCTTCAACGGGGATGACGCGCTGGTGCTCAAGAAGAACGATGTGATCATCGACCGCATCGGCCGCGTGGGTGAGCGTCCCAACGGCGCCTGGACCGGCGGCGGCCTCTCCACCCAGGACCGCACCCTGCGCCGCAAGGCCTCGGTCACCCAGGGCGACCCCAACGCAACTGCCACCTTCGATCCCTCGGTCGAGTGGGACGGCTATCCCATCGACTCGGTTGACAACCTCGGCCAGCGCTGA
- a CDS encoding NCS2 family permease: MQSAATPGFLERYFGIAASGSTVGREIRAGLTTFLTMSYILFVNPDILSQAIRVPNAFAQLLFATAIAAAIGSIMMGLVARYPFALAPGMGLNAYFAFSVVIGQGVPWQVALGAVFIEGLLFLALSFGGIRQAIITSLPNNLKFATSAGIGLFLAIIGLKNAGIVVDNPSTLVALGALTTPSVLIALFGLLVTAVLMVRRVPGAILFGIVGATLLAIITRAPVYAGPEGKMVAFAGLNGSPVQLPVFPTDLFLAMDLQGALGLGILGIVFTFLFVSIFDTAGTLVGLSAKAGYLDEKGNLPRANQAFATDAIATSAGAAFGTSTTTAYVESASGIEEGGRTGLTAVVVGVLFLLALFLWPLAAAVPSAATAPALILVGALMASNLRLIEWDDYADAIPAFLTVALMPLTYSIANGISFGIISYAAIRLFSGRGRQVHWVMYLLAALLLVRYIWFAE; encoded by the coding sequence ATGCAGAGTGCTGCGACGCCCGGGTTCCTGGAGCGCTACTTCGGCATTGCCGCCAGCGGCTCCACGGTGGGCCGCGAAATTCGTGCAGGACTGACGACCTTCTTGACCATGTCGTACATCCTGTTCGTCAACCCTGACATTCTCAGCCAGGCGATCCGGGTTCCCAATGCCTTCGCCCAGCTGCTGTTCGCGACGGCCATCGCTGCCGCCATCGGCTCGATCATGATGGGCTTAGTCGCCAGGTATCCGTTTGCGCTGGCTCCGGGCATGGGGCTCAACGCCTACTTTGCCTTTTCGGTGGTCATCGGGCAGGGCGTGCCCTGGCAGGTGGCACTCGGTGCTGTGTTCATCGAGGGTCTGCTGTTTTTGGCCCTCTCGTTCGGCGGCATCCGTCAGGCCATCATCACCTCGCTGCCCAACAACCTCAAGTTCGCGACCTCCGCCGGTATCGGGCTGTTTCTGGCCATCATCGGCCTCAAGAACGCCGGCATCGTGGTGGATAATCCCTCCACCCTGGTCGCACTCGGCGCGCTGACCACGCCCAGCGTGCTGATTGCGCTGTTCGGCCTGCTGGTCACGGCGGTGCTGATGGTGCGCCGCGTGCCGGGTGCGATCCTGTTCGGCATCGTTGGTGCCACCCTGCTGGCCATCATCACCCGCGCGCCGGTGTACGCCGGTCCCGAAGGCAAGATGGTGGCGTTTGCCGGTTTAAACGGCTCTCCGGTCCAGCTGCCGGTGTTCCCCACCGACCTGTTCCTGGCCATGGACCTCCAGGGTGCTCTGGGCCTGGGCATTTTGGGCATCGTGTTCACTTTTTTGTTTGTGAGCATCTTTGATACCGCCGGAACGCTGGTGGGCCTGTCGGCCAAGGCCGGATACCTCGACGAGAAGGGCAACCTGCCGCGTGCGAACCAGGCCTTCGCAACCGACGCGATCGCGACTTCGGCCGGTGCTGCTTTTGGGACCTCGACCACCACCGCCTATGTCGAGTCGGCCTCGGGCATCGAAGAAGGCGGACGCACCGGCCTCACCGCCGTGGTGGTGGGCGTGCTGTTCCTGCTGGCCCTCTTCCTGTGGCCGCTGGCCGCCGCCGTGCCGAGCGCCGCGACCGCCCCGGCGCTGATCCTGGTCGGCGCGCTGATGGCCTCGAACCTGCGCCTGATCGAATGGGACGACTACGCCGACGCGATCCCGGCCTTCTTGACCGTCGCCCTCATGCCGCTGACCTACTCGATCGCCAACGGCATCTCTTTTGGCATCATCTCGTACGCCGCGATCCGGCTGTTCAGCGGGCGCGGACGTCAGGTGCACTGGGTGATGTACCTGCTGGCCGCGCTGCTGCTGGTCCGCTACATCTGGTTCGCCGAGTAG
- a CDS encoding glycosyltransferase family 2 protein, producing the protein MQDYPVTLVVVMIFKALLTLALALYHHRKNAPRPPLREGPGVSVLIAAYNEEVGIGQTLQSVLSVPYSPLEVIVVDDGSSDRTAALVEEVAARDARVRLLRQPNGGKAAALNNALQHARYEVCLSIDADSIVTPDVIGHLARHFYDPQVGAVAGDVRIAGVKGLLGRFQRLEYVVGQHLDKRAQDTVNAVVVVAGATGAFRRDVLLEVGGYSRDTLTEDMDLTIEIARRGYAVRFDPHAVSYTEPPATLRDLWKQRLRWTYGTLQVLIKHRRAVFSRTAGNVGLIGLPYVLLFGLLCGPTTPVFDAAVLSLVLLSGDAREITIGLLTTIGLEFGLTLVAVLMGRAAARDLWLVIPQRLFLRAFVGTVIVAALWRLVRRHQVGWQKLERRGIIGCDALATPTTAADEVPLEPSPTPLEPVPTPLEPVAVPFAAEATDSASPAALASMPLPLTTGTTPPPPASPALATRALPIPARRR; encoded by the coding sequence GTGCAGGACTACCCGGTCACCCTTGTTGTCGTCATGATCTTCAAGGCCCTGCTTACGCTGGCCTTAGCGCTTTATCATCATCGAAAAAATGCCCCCAGGCCTCCGCTGAGAGAAGGGCCGGGTGTCAGCGTTCTCATCGCGGCCTACAACGAGGAAGTCGGGATCGGCCAGACCCTGCAGTCGGTCCTCAGCGTGCCCTACTCGCCCCTCGAGGTCATCGTCGTCGACGATGGTTCCTCGGACCGCACCGCCGCGCTGGTGGAAGAGGTGGCGGCCCGCGATGCCCGGGTGCGTCTGCTGCGGCAGCCCAACGGCGGCAAAGCCGCAGCGCTGAACAACGCCTTGCAACACGCCCGCTACGAGGTATGCCTCAGCATCGACGCCGACTCGATCGTCACGCCCGACGTGATCGGCCACCTCGCCCGCCACTTCTATGACCCGCAGGTGGGTGCTGTCGCAGGCGATGTGCGTATCGCCGGCGTCAAGGGACTGCTCGGCCGCTTCCAGCGCCTCGAGTACGTGGTCGGGCAGCACCTCGACAAACGCGCCCAGGACACGGTCAACGCCGTGGTTGTGGTGGCCGGGGCCACCGGCGCCTTCCGGCGCGACGTACTGCTCGAAGTCGGCGGTTACAGCCGCGACACCCTCACCGAGGACATGGACCTGACCATCGAGATCGCGCGGCGCGGCTACGCGGTCCGTTTTGACCCCCACGCCGTCTCGTACACCGAGCCGCCCGCCACCTTGCGCGACCTGTGGAAGCAGCGGCTGCGCTGGACCTACGGCACGCTGCAGGTCCTGATCAAACACCGCCGCGCCGTGTTCAGCCGCACCGCCGGCAACGTGGGCCTGATCGGCCTCCCCTACGTCCTGCTGTTCGGCCTGCTGTGCGGCCCGACCACTCCGGTTTTCGACGCGGCGGTGCTGAGCCTGGTCCTGCTCAGCGGTGACGCGCGCGAGATCACGATCGGGCTGCTCACGACCATCGGCCTCGAGTTCGGCCTGACGCTGGTTGCCGTGCTGATGGGCCGCGCCGCTGCCCGCGACCTGTGGCTGGTGATCCCGCAACGCCTGTTCCTGCGGGCCTTCGTCGGCACGGTTATCGTGGCGGCCCTGTGGCGGCTGGTCCGGCGGCATCAGGTGGGCTGGCAGAAACTCGAACGGCGCGGCATCATCGGCTGCGACGCCCTCGCCACCCCGACTACAGCTGCCGACGAAGTGCCGCTCGAGCCCAGCCCCACGCCTCTCGAGCCGGTTCCCACGCCCCTCGAGCCGGTCGCGGTGCCGTTCGCAGCCGAGGCGACGGACAGCGCCAGCCCGGCAGCGCTCGCTTCTATGCCGCTTCCCCTCACGACCGGTACGACGCCCCCTCCGCCCGCCTCTCCGGCGCTGGCGACCCGCGCGCTGCCGATACCTGCCCGGAGGCGCTGA
- a CDS encoding prephenate dehydrogenase, with amino-acid sequence MTPTPLFKTVVIAGVGLIGGSVALGLKDRFLAERVIGFDVSAETLTAALALGVIDEAQLEPGEWLREAELIVLASPVGSLGQLAAQLAPFAGPDTIFTDVGSVKGPLAKELAYLRSYVPGHPMAGSERGGVENAQAALLENAIWVLTPDDRTPIGALKRVRTLVESLGASAVTMPADAHDQLVATVSHLPYLSALALTHMVTRDERLALLAAGGFRDLTRVASGDPRMSRDMVLANREALREAATRFQRSLEHLLELLDTPEALLEAAEEGKRTRDSLPVVRRSLLPPLFDLVVAVPDQPGQLGRITQVLGEHGVNIKNIEVLAIRDQGGAVRLGFATLEEMEQARELLHDVGYRSRTRA; translated from the coding sequence ATGACGCCGACCCCCCTGTTCAAGACCGTGGTGATCGCCGGCGTGGGCCTTATCGGGGGAAGCGTGGCGCTGGGCCTCAAGGACCGTTTCCTCGCCGAGCGCGTGATCGGCTTTGATGTCAGCGCCGAAACCCTGACCGCCGCCCTGGCGCTGGGCGTGATCGACGAAGCCCAGCTGGAGCCGGGCGAGTGGCTGCGCGAGGCCGAACTGATCGTGCTGGCCTCTCCGGTGGGCTCCCTGGGACAGTTGGCCGCCCAACTCGCTCCTTTTGCCGGACCGGACACCATCTTTACCGATGTGGGCAGCGTCAAGGGCCCGCTGGCCAAAGAGCTGGCCTACCTGCGCAGCTACGTTCCCGGGCATCCCATGGCCGGCAGCGAGCGTGGCGGCGTCGAGAATGCTCAGGCAGCGCTGCTCGAGAACGCCATCTGGGTGCTGACTCCGGATGACCGCACGCCCATCGGTGCCCTGAAACGGGTGCGCACGCTGGTGGAGTCGCTGGGGGCCTCAGCGGTGACCATGCCCGCCGACGCCCACGATCAGCTTGTTGCGACCGTGTCCCATCTGCCCTATCTCTCGGCGCTGGCCCTGACCCACATGGTGACCCGCGACGAACGTCTCGCGCTGCTGGCCGCAGGCGGCTTCCGCGACCTCACCCGCGTCGCCAGCGGGGACCCGCGCATGAGCCGCGACATGGTGCTCGCCAACCGCGAGGCCCTGCGCGAAGCCGCCACCCGCTTCCAGCGCAGCCTCGAGCACCTGCTGGAACTGCTCGACACCCCCGAGGCCCTGCTCGAGGCCGCCGAGGAAGGCAAGCGCACCCGCGACTCGCTGCCGGTGGTGCGCCGCTCGCTGCTTCCACCGCTGTTCGATCTGGTGGTCGCCGTACCGGACCAACCGGGTCAGCTCGGCCGCATCACCCAGGTGCTCGGCGAGCACGGCGTGAACATCAAGAACATCGAGGTGCTGGCGATCCGCGACCAGGGCGGCGCGGTACGCCTGGGCTTTGCGACCCTCGAGGAGATGGAGCAGGCCCGCGAGTTGCTGCATGACGTCGGGTACCGCTCGCGTACCCGGGCGTAG
- a CDS encoding glycoside hydrolase family 26 protein: MALLSPAQAQRPFCPGFGVTTHRNVAHLEALEAKVGCRFEHVRWFQEWDENFDLSYARKIVRRGSRVEISWQPRTHRGGKVRGVPYREIARGKHDAYLRRFARSVRALGRPVNIAFAPEMNGDWGVYQITRNNTAADFKAAWRHMHELFDRERAKVRWVWIPNILYPTARVSYAEIYPGDAYVDAVGLDGYNWGTTNPWNRWHSFERVFRASYNALRKITQKPVHLGEVSSAEAGGSKPGWITNMCRTLPRFPRLTSVTWFNIQEKADWRIASSHASLQAFRNCMKQRIAEVRRSRLARVAP; encoded by the coding sequence ATGGCCCTGCTGAGCCCGGCCCAGGCTCAGCGCCCCTTCTGCCCCGGCTTCGGCGTCACCACGCACCGCAACGTCGCGCACCTCGAGGCCCTCGAGGCCAAGGTCGGCTGCCGCTTCGAGCACGTCCGCTGGTTCCAGGAGTGGGACGAGAACTTCGATTTGAGCTACGCCCGCAAGATCGTCCGGCGCGGCTCGAGGGTCGAGATTTCGTGGCAGCCGCGCACGCACCGGGGCGGCAAGGTACGCGGCGTACCGTACCGCGAGATCGCCCGGGGCAAGCACGACGCGTATCTGCGGCGCTTCGCGCGGTCGGTGCGGGCCCTGGGACGCCCGGTCAACATTGCTTTCGCGCCGGAAATGAACGGGGACTGGGGCGTGTACCAGATCACCCGCAACAACACGGCAGCCGACTTCAAGGCGGCGTGGCGGCACATGCACGAGCTCTTCGACCGTGAACGGGCCAAGGTTCGCTGGGTCTGGATTCCCAACATCCTCTACCCCACCGCCCGCGTCTCGTACGCTGAAATCTATCCGGGGGACGCCTATGTGGACGCGGTGGGCTTAGACGGCTACAACTGGGGAACGACCAACCCCTGGAATCGCTGGCACAGCTTTGAACGGGTCTTCCGGGCCTCGTACAACGCCCTGCGCAAGATCACCCAGAAGCCCGTTCACCTCGGCGAGGTCTCGTCGGCCGAAGCGGGTGGCAGCAAACCCGGCTGGATTACCAACATGTGCCGTACCCTGCCGCGTTTCCCGCGTCTTACCTCGGTCACGTGGTTCAACATTCAGGAAAAGGCTGACTGGCGCATCGCCTCCTCTCACGCTTCGCTGCAGGCGTTTCGCAACTGCATGAAACAGCGCATCGCAGAGGTACGCCGCTCGCGCCTGGCACGGGTTGCGCCGTAA
- the xpt gene encoding xanthine phosphoribosyltransferase produces MNELAERIRLEGQVLPGGILKVDGFVNHQLDPRLTLEAGQAFARRFRAAGVSDVTRVLTAEVSGIAPALATAAALGVPVVYARKKRPLTMTGAVYSARAVSRTKGGEVELSVSADYLRPGERVLIIDDFLASGKTLLALAEIVRAAGAQLVGVGCLIEKAFEDGRARLAPLGVPVLSLAVIERMDEATLEVRPG; encoded by the coding sequence ATGAACGAACTGGCCGAACGCATCCGCCTCGAGGGGCAGGTCCTGCCCGGCGGCATCCTGAAAGTAGACGGTTTCGTGAACCACCAGCTGGACCCCCGGCTCACCCTCGAGGCCGGACAGGCATTTGCGCGCCGCTTTCGCGCGGCCGGGGTCTCGGACGTGACCCGGGTGCTCACCGCCGAGGTGAGCGGCATCGCGCCGGCGCTGGCGACCGCCGCCGCGCTGGGCGTACCGGTGGTGTACGCCCGCAAGAAGCGCCCGCTGACCATGACCGGCGCGGTGTACTCGGCGCGGGCCGTGTCGCGCACCAAGGGCGGCGAGGTGGAACTGTCGGTGTCCGCCGATTACCTGCGCCCCGGCGAGCGGGTGCTGATCATCGATGACTTCCTGGCCTCGGGCAAGACCCTGCTGGCCTTGGCCGAGATCGTGCGCGCCGCCGGAGCGCAACTGGTGGGCGTGGGCTGCCTGATCGAGAAGGCTTTCGAGGATGGCCGTGCGCGCCTGGCCCCGCTGGGCGTGCCGGTGCTGAGCCTCGCGGTGATCGAGCGCATGGATGAAGCCACCCTCGAGGTGCGCCCCGGATGA
- a CDS encoding glycoside hydrolase family 16 protein — MKPTVISALRWPVLAAALTAFSVACAGTDVSASVDTAELEIAGITATTPPTFFDDFTQLDTSRWEISNGDWPAFWKTSTLTGNFNRSKVFTNGKGHLVLELNVQRCDSGYCAQGAELVTRERFGYGRYEVRMRAASTSAQPQKAGLPRTGNVSAAFSYWQDSTTEIDVEIEGNRPRTAWVGAWKGLDLHQAQPAQSGHDKTQVFHVYRWDWLPGSLRFYIDGRLQYAINRDIPVEKAHLMLNLWPTNSDGWGGKAAEQKTYMLVDYVRFTAAKI; from the coding sequence ATGAAGCCCACGGTAATCTCTGCACTCCGCTGGCCCGTACTTGCCGCCGCCCTGACCGCCTTCTCCGTCGCCTGCGCTGGCACGGACGTCTCCGCTTCGGTGGATACCGCCGAGCTGGAAATTGCCGGGATTACCGCTACAACCCCTCCTACGTTCTTCGACGACTTCACCCAGCTCGACACGAGCCGCTGGGAGATCTCCAACGGCGACTGGCCCGCCTTCTGGAAAACCTCGACACTGACCGGCAACTTCAACCGCTCGAAGGTGTTTACCAACGGCAAGGGCCATCTGGTCCTGGAGCTCAACGTCCAGCGCTGCGACAGCGGTTACTGCGCTCAGGGCGCTGAACTGGTGACGCGCGAACGCTTCGGCTACGGCCGCTACGAGGTCCGCATGCGTGCAGCCTCCACCTCGGCCCAGCCACAAAAAGCCGGCCTGCCCCGCACCGGCAACGTCAGCGCCGCCTTCTCGTACTGGCAAGACAGCACCACCGAGATCGACGTGGAAATCGAAGGCAACCGACCGCGTACCGCCTGGGTCGGAGCCTGGAAGGGCCTCGACCTGCACCAGGCCCAGCCCGCACAGTCGGGACACGACAAAACCCAGGTCTTTCACGTCTACCGCTGGGACTGGCTGCCGGGCTCGCTGCGCTTCTACATCGACGGTCGCCTGCAGTACGCCATTAACCGCGACATCCCGGTTGAAAAAGCCCACCTGATGCTGAACCTGTGGCCCACCAACTCGGACGGCTGGGGCGGCAAGGCCGCCGAGCAAAAGACCTACATGCTGGTCGACTACGTCCGCTTCACCGCAGCCAAAATTTGA
- a CDS encoding DJ-1/PfpI family protein produces MPSVALLVYPGFSEFEVTIALTLLAPKYRVVNVGLTLEPVVGEAGLQVLPQVTLEQGFPEDAVALLIPGCPDLSVLLHAEALFERVRTLHARGTLLAAICAGPYVLARAGVLEGRDYTVTLARPQREFLGVFDASRYRYQDVITDGHLITAQGHAFAAFGLEVARHLGAARNLEGVRTFYSGLGNPLFEEAERGSLPEAVR; encoded by the coding sequence GTGCCAAGTGTTGCCCTGCTGGTTTACCCGGGATTTTCCGAATTCGAGGTCACGATCGCCCTGACCCTGCTGGCCCCCAAGTACCGCGTCGTCAACGTCGGTCTAACCCTCGAGCCGGTGGTGGGCGAAGCGGGCCTGCAGGTCCTGCCGCAGGTCACGCTCGAGCAGGGTTTTCCCGAAGACGCCGTGGCCTTGCTGATTCCCGGCTGCCCTGACCTCTCGGTGCTGCTGCACGCCGAAGCGCTGTTCGAGCGGGTGCGCACGCTGCACGCCCGGGGCACACTGCTCGCAGCCATCTGCGCGGGCCCCTACGTTCTGGCGCGCGCAGGCGTGCTCGAGGGCCGCGATTACACCGTGACCCTGGCCCGCCCACAGCGGGAGTTCCTGGGGGTTTTCGACGCGTCGCGCTACCGTTACCAGGACGTGATCACCGACGGTCACCTGATCACCGCGCAGGGGCACGCCTTTGCCGCCTTCGGCCTCGAGGTGGCACGACATCTCGGCGCGGCCAGGAACCTCGAGGGGGTGCGCACCTTTTACTCGGGACTCGGGAACCCGCTGTTTGAGGAAGCCGAGCGCGGCAGCCTGCCCGAAGCCGTCCGCTAG